Proteins from a genomic interval of Rhodococcus rhodochrous:
- the fbaA gene encoding class II fructose-bisphosphate aldolase, translating to MPIATPEVYAEMIARAKEHSFAFPAINCTSSETINAAIKGFADAGSDGIIQFSTGGAEFGSGLGVKDMVTGAVALAEFAHVVAEKYDVTIALHTDHCPKDKLDGFVRPLIAISQERVNNGQNPLFQSHMWDGSAIPIDENLEIAQELLAAAKAAKIILEIEIGVVGGEEDGVENAINDKLYTTVEDFEKTVDALGAGDKGQYLLAATFGNVHGVYKPGNVKLKPSVLAEGQAVASKKLGLPEGSKPFDLVFHGGSGSLKSEIDEALSYGVVKMNVDTDTQYAFTRPIAAHMFTNYDGVLKIDGEVGNKKTYDPRSYLKKAEASMTQRVIEACNDLKSAGRSVSAK from the coding sequence GTGCCTATCGCGACTCCCGAGGTCTACGCCGAGATGATCGCCCGCGCCAAGGAGCATTCCTTCGCGTTCCCGGCCATCAACTGCACCTCGTCCGAAACGATCAACGCCGCCATCAAGGGCTTCGCGGACGCCGGCAGCGACGGCATCATCCAGTTCTCGACCGGTGGCGCCGAGTTCGGCTCGGGCCTGGGTGTGAAGGACATGGTCACCGGTGCCGTCGCGCTCGCCGAGTTCGCCCACGTCGTCGCCGAGAAGTACGACGTGACGATCGCTCTGCACACCGACCATTGCCCGAAGGACAAGCTCGACGGCTTCGTCCGCCCGCTCATCGCGATCTCGCAGGAGCGTGTGAACAACGGACAGAACCCGCTGTTCCAGTCGCACATGTGGGACGGCTCGGCCATCCCGATCGACGAGAACCTCGAGATCGCGCAGGAGCTCCTCGCTGCCGCCAAGGCCGCGAAGATCATCCTCGAGATCGAGATCGGCGTCGTCGGCGGTGAAGAGGACGGCGTCGAGAACGCCATCAACGACAAGCTCTACACCACGGTCGAGGACTTCGAGAAGACCGTCGACGCGCTCGGCGCCGGCGACAAGGGCCAGTACCTGCTCGCTGCGACCTTCGGCAACGTCCACGGCGTCTACAAGCCGGGCAACGTCAAGCTCAAGCCGTCCGTCCTCGCCGAAGGTCAGGCCGTCGCGTCGAAGAAGCTGGGCCTTCCGGAGGGTTCGAAGCCGTTCGACCTCGTCTTCCACGGCGGCTCGGGCTCGCTGAAGTCGGAGATCGACGAGGCGCTGAGCTACGGCGTCGTGAAGATGAACGTCGACACCGACACGCAGTACGCGTTCACCCGCCCCATCGCGGCACACATGTTCACCAATTACGACGGTGTGCTCAAGATCGACGGTGAGGTCGGCAACAAGAAGACCTACGACCCGCGCAGCTACCTCAAGAAGGCCGAGGCGTCCATGACGCAGCGTGTCATCGAGGCCTGCAACGACCTCAAGTCGGCGGGACGCTCGGTCTCGGCCAAGTAG